From a single Microbacterium terrisoli genomic region:
- a CDS encoding RNA polymerase sigma-70 factor, translated as MTASTTDPATRAFVAHRNLLFTIVYEMLGSAADAEDVLQETWLRWSEVDLAQVRDRRAYLVRIASRLALTRLRTLGRRKETYVGTWLPEPLRTTADVADHAELAESVSMAMMVVLETLSPTERVVFILHEVFDVGFGELAEILDKKPAAVRQVAHRARAHVAERRPREEVPAAEARAIMASFHRAIDTGDIESLVGVLDPDVVLLTDGGGIRRASVHPIVGADNVVRWLAGVAYRDGEPTARATVVNGQPALEVSVAGEVDGILTARVEASRVTGLYYVRNPFKLLHVDSAVPLALS; from the coding sequence ATGACCGCATCCACCACGGACCCCGCGACCCGCGCCTTCGTCGCGCACCGCAATCTGCTGTTCACGATCGTGTACGAGATGCTCGGCTCGGCCGCCGATGCCGAGGACGTGCTGCAGGAGACCTGGCTGCGGTGGTCCGAGGTGGATCTCGCTCAGGTGCGCGACCGCCGGGCCTACCTGGTGCGGATCGCCTCGCGGCTCGCGCTCACGCGGCTGCGCACACTCGGCCGGCGCAAAGAGACCTACGTCGGCACCTGGCTGCCCGAGCCGCTGCGCACGACAGCCGACGTCGCCGATCACGCGGAGCTCGCCGAGAGCGTGTCGATGGCGATGATGGTCGTGCTCGAGACGCTCTCGCCGACCGAGCGGGTCGTGTTCATCCTGCACGAGGTGTTCGATGTCGGCTTCGGTGAACTCGCCGAGATCCTCGACAAGAAGCCGGCCGCGGTGCGTCAGGTCGCGCACCGCGCGCGCGCCCACGTCGCCGAGCGGCGCCCGCGCGAGGAGGTGCCGGCGGCCGAGGCGCGCGCGATCATGGCGTCGTTCCACCGCGCGATCGACACCGGCGACATCGAGTCGCTGGTGGGCGTGCTCGACCCCGACGTGGTCCTGCTCACCGACGGCGGCGGCATCCGGCGGGCGTCGGTGCATCCCATCGTCGGCGCCGACAATGTCGTGCGGTGGCTCGCGGGTGTCGCCTACCGCGACGGCGAACCGACCGCGCGGGCCACCGTCGTGAACGGACAGCCGGCGCTCGAGGTGAGCGTGGCGGGCGAAGTCGACGGCATCCTGACCGCCCGGGTCGAAGCATCCCGCGTCACCGGTCTGTATTACGTGCGCAACCCCTTCAAACTGCTGCACGTGGATTCCGCGGTCCCGCTCGCGCTGTCTTGA
- a CDS encoding NAD(P)/FAD-dependent oxidoreductase — protein MDKRVDVVVIGGGYAGVMAADRLTREDRVAVTLVNPRPVFVERIRLHQRAAGTGEAVVDFRDVLAPGVRLVVGSAERIDAPGRRVVLEDGTELHYDHLVYAVGSSTRAPDVPGAAEFALAISSLDQADRLREALRHAPEARVVVVGGGSSGIETAAELAEAGRAVRLITGGVLAPSLHPRTRRAIARRLQKMGVAVWDGADARVTEVTAAGVRLRDGRTVAGEVVVWAVGFAAPRLAARSGLSTDAAGRLRTDETLTSIDDERIVAAGDAMVASDTPRRMSCQLAGPLGANAAEAVLAHVHGEAPAPVTPGFVAQCVSLGRRDGVFQYAHADDTASALRATGWAGARIKETICRGTVTTLVREARRPGSTRWSTADRTRRQRIGRTSTDAIATVR, from the coding sequence GTGGACAAGCGAGTGGATGTCGTCGTGATCGGCGGCGGATATGCGGGGGTCATGGCGGCCGACCGTCTGACACGAGAGGACCGGGTCGCCGTGACCCTGGTCAATCCGCGCCCGGTCTTCGTGGAGCGGATCCGGCTGCACCAGCGGGCGGCGGGCACCGGCGAGGCGGTCGTGGACTTCCGCGACGTGCTGGCGCCCGGCGTGCGTCTGGTGGTGGGCAGCGCCGAACGGATCGATGCGCCCGGACGCCGCGTCGTGCTCGAGGACGGCACCGAACTGCACTACGACCATCTGGTCTACGCCGTCGGCAGCAGCACCCGCGCGCCCGATGTTCCGGGCGCGGCCGAGTTCGCATTGGCGATCTCGAGCCTCGATCAGGCCGATCGCCTGCGCGAGGCCTTGCGGCATGCACCCGAGGCACGGGTCGTGGTCGTGGGCGGAGGGTCCAGCGGCATCGAGACCGCCGCGGAGCTGGCCGAGGCCGGGCGCGCCGTGCGCCTGATCACGGGCGGTGTGCTGGCACCCAGCCTGCACCCGCGAACCCGCCGTGCGATCGCGCGGCGCCTGCAGAAGATGGGCGTGGCGGTGTGGGACGGCGCCGACGCACGCGTGACCGAAGTCACCGCGGCCGGCGTGCGGCTGCGCGACGGGCGGACGGTGGCCGGCGAAGTCGTCGTCTGGGCGGTCGGGTTCGCTGCTCCCCGGCTGGCGGCGCGCAGCGGGCTGTCGACCGATGCCGCGGGGCGTCTGCGCACCGACGAGACCCTCACGAGCATCGACGACGAACGGATCGTGGCGGCCGGCGACGCCATGGTCGCCTCGGACACGCCCCGCCGGATGAGCTGCCAGCTCGCCGGGCCGTTGGGTGCGAACGCCGCCGAGGCCGTGCTGGCCCATGTGCACGGCGAGGCGCCGGCCCCGGTGACGCCGGGCTTCGTGGCCCAGTGCGTGAGCCTCGGGCGGCGCGACGGCGTGTTCCAGTACGCCCATGCCGACGACACGGCCAGTGCGTTGCGGGCCACCGGCTGGGCCGGCGCGAGAATCAAAGAGACCATCTGCCGCGGCACCGTCACGACGCTCGTGCGCGAGGCGCGCCGGCCCGGCTCGACCCGCTGGTCGACCGCGGACCGCACCCGCCGCCAGCGCATCGGGCGCACGAGCACCGACGCGATCGCGACGGTGCGATAG
- a CDS encoding CarD family transcriptional regulator: MLFEVGETVVYPHHGAATISEVKTRVIKGEEKVYLKLRVTQGDLVIEVPADNIDLVGVRDVIGKEGLERVFEVLRAPFTEEPTNWSRRYKANLEKLASGDVIKVSEVVRDLWRRDQDRGLSAGEKRMLAKARQILISELALAEKTDEEQASGLLDEVLAS; this comes from the coding sequence ATGCTTTTTGAGGTTGGCGAAACGGTCGTTTATCCGCACCATGGTGCGGCCACGATCTCCGAAGTCAAGACCCGAGTCATCAAGGGCGAAGAAAAGGTCTATCTCAAGCTACGCGTCACCCAAGGCGACCTCGTCATCGAGGTGCCCGCAGACAACATCGACCTGGTCGGAGTTCGCGACGTCATCGGCAAAGAGGGCCTGGAGCGCGTGTTCGAGGTGCTGCGTGCGCCCTTCACCGAAGAGCCGACGAACTGGTCGCGCCGGTACAAGGCGAACCTCGAGAAGCTTGCATCGGGCGATGTCATCAAGGTGAGCGAGGTCGTGCGTGACCTGTGGCGCCGCGACCAGGACCGTGGTCTGTCGGCAGGCGAGAAGCGCATGCTGGCCAAGGCCCGGCAGATTCTGATCTCCGAGCTGGCTCTGGCCGAGAAGACCGATGAGGAGCAGGCCAGCGGTCTGCTCGATGAGGTCCTCGCGTCCTGA
- a CDS encoding DNA modification methylase, which produces MGGTVKSRLFASVAVSVAVMLGASGCAMISPQGTTIPYSPGDGINVSDVQGAPLEVRNALVVATPDGAVGNLIAGVVNMTSEDHTLTIQVGEGSAKTTLQLQVPANSVSSLGENVDPLRIDDLGVKPGATVKIYFQSGSVNGAIANVPVLGGNDEYLRSYVPEPTLAPQI; this is translated from the coding sequence GTGGGAGGAACCGTGAAATCGCGCCTGTTCGCGTCCGTTGCCGTCAGCGTCGCCGTGATGCTCGGAGCCTCCGGCTGCGCCATGATCTCGCCGCAGGGAACGACCATTCCGTACTCGCCCGGTGACGGCATCAATGTCTCCGATGTGCAGGGTGCGCCGCTCGAGGTGCGCAACGCCCTGGTGGTGGCCACCCCCGACGGCGCTGTCGGCAACCTCATCGCCGGCGTCGTCAACATGACCTCCGAGGACCACACGCTGACCATCCAGGTCGGCGAGGGCAGCGCGAAGACCACCCTGCAGCTGCAGGTGCCGGCGAACTCGGTCTCAAGCCTCGGCGAGAACGTCGACCCGCTGCGCATCGACGATCTGGGCGTCAAGCCCGGCGCGACGGTGAAGATCTACTTCCAGTCCGGCAGCGTCAACGGGGCCATCGCCAACGTGCCGGTGCTCGGCGGCAACGACGAGTACCTGCGCAGCTACGTGCCCGAACCGACGCTGGCCCCCCAGATCTGA
- a CDS encoding response regulator transcription factor, with translation MTRVLIVEDEPDLADPLAYLLRREGFDVDIAEDGPTALEKFHAAGADIVLLDLMLPGMPGTEVCRQIRTTSAVPVIMLTAKDSEVDIVVGLELGADDYVTKPYSTRELLARIRAVLRRSAAADEDLDERILSGGRVRLDIDRHTVTVDGDEISMPLKEFELLEVLMRNEGRVLTRGQLIDRVWGSDYFGDTKTLDVHIKRIRSRIEMHPKDPVMLVTIRGLGYRFEG, from the coding sequence ATGACCCGTGTCTTGATCGTCGAGGACGAGCCGGACCTCGCCGACCCGCTGGCGTACCTGCTGCGTCGTGAAGGGTTCGACGTCGACATCGCCGAAGACGGACCGACCGCGCTGGAGAAGTTCCACGCGGCCGGGGCAGACATCGTCCTGCTGGACCTCATGCTGCCCGGCATGCCCGGCACGGAGGTGTGCCGGCAGATCCGCACCACCAGTGCGGTGCCCGTGATCATGCTGACGGCCAAAGACAGCGAGGTCGACATCGTCGTGGGGCTCGAGCTCGGTGCCGACGACTACGTCACCAAGCCCTACTCGACCCGCGAGCTGCTCGCGCGCATACGGGCGGTTCTGCGACGCAGTGCGGCCGCTGATGAGGACCTCGACGAACGGATCCTCAGCGGCGGGCGGGTCAGGCTGGACATCGACCGACACACCGTGACCGTGGACGGCGATGAGATCAGCATGCCGCTGAAGGAATTCGAACTGCTCGAGGTGCTGATGCGCAATGAGGGACGCGTCCTCACCCGCGGTCAGCTGATCGACCGGGTCTGGGGCAGCGACTACTTCGGCGACACCAAGACCCTCGACGTCCACATCAAGCGCATCCGCTCACGCATCGAGATGCACCCGAAGGACCCGGTGATGCTCGTGACCATCCGCGGTCTCGGCTACCGCTTCGAGGGCTGA
- a CDS encoding sensor histidine kinase, which produces MDTPQLALLALLIGVLLGGSVALVVGAAYRARDLAMVHASNDVPDGARDVLAGLDDPAVIVDPSGTVVAASIPAGAYGLAEGRTLPTEELALLARAARAGTATAPVTMRLQRRPSDQRAVSVRVRAITSRLILMVLRDVTEQERVEQMRRDFVANTSHELKTPVGAVVLLAEAVESAADDPAQVRAFAQRLHAEAVRLGTLTTRIMSLSRLQSEEPATMRDIAVDELIVAAIEAHSTSADAAGVELRRGGERGVHVHGDPQALGEAVDNLVANAVAYSPRGSHVGLGVKSQDGVVEISVADQGIGIAEADQERVFERFYRADQARSRRTGGTGLGLAIVKHAVQRHGGEVRLWSRPGQGSTFTIRLPLAVPGPDHDEAEDRKTKKKSKKKTARKDTTA; this is translated from the coding sequence ATGGACACTCCGCAGCTGGCGCTGCTCGCGCTGCTCATCGGAGTGCTTCTGGGCGGATCGGTCGCACTCGTGGTGGGCGCGGCGTACCGGGCGCGGGATCTTGCGATGGTGCACGCGTCGAACGACGTGCCCGACGGCGCGCGCGACGTGCTGGCCGGACTGGATGACCCGGCGGTGATCGTGGATCCGTCGGGCACCGTGGTCGCGGCATCCATTCCCGCCGGCGCATATGGGCTCGCCGAGGGGAGGACTCTGCCCACAGAAGAGCTCGCGCTGCTCGCCCGGGCGGCGCGCGCGGGCACAGCGACGGCACCGGTGACGATGCGGCTGCAGCGGCGCCCGTCCGATCAGCGCGCAGTCTCGGTGCGGGTGCGGGCGATCACGTCCCGGCTCATCCTCATGGTGCTGCGCGACGTGACCGAGCAGGAGCGCGTCGAGCAGATGCGCCGCGATTTCGTGGCCAACACGAGCCACGAGCTGAAGACGCCCGTGGGGGCGGTGGTGCTGCTCGCCGAAGCCGTCGAGTCGGCTGCCGACGATCCCGCGCAGGTGCGCGCCTTCGCACAGCGGCTGCACGCCGAAGCCGTGCGCCTGGGCACGCTCACGACCCGCATCATGAGCCTGTCGCGCCTGCAGTCCGAGGAGCCCGCCACGATGCGCGACATCGCCGTGGACGAGCTGATCGTCGCCGCCATCGAGGCGCACTCGACGTCGGCCGATGCCGCCGGCGTCGAGCTGCGGCGCGGGGGAGAGCGCGGTGTGCACGTGCACGGCGACCCGCAGGCGCTCGGTGAGGCCGTCGACAACCTCGTCGCCAACGCGGTGGCCTACTCTCCACGCGGGTCGCACGTGGGCCTGGGGGTCAAGAGCCAGGACGGGGTGGTGGAGATCTCGGTGGCCGATCAGGGCATCGGGATCGCCGAGGCCGATCAGGAGCGTGTCTTCGAACGCTTCTACCGCGCCGATCAGGCGCGCTCGCGCCGCACCGGCGGCACGGGCTTGGGCTTGGCGATCGTCAAGCACGCCGTGCAACGTCACGGCGGCGAGGTACGGCTGTGGTCGCGCCCCGGCCAGGGGTCGACCTTCACGATCCGACTCCCGCTGGCCGTGCCCGGTCCCGACCACGACGAGGCTGAGGACCGCAAGACCAAGAAGAAGAGCAAGAAGAAGACTGCACGGAAGGACACCACCGCATGA
- the phoU gene encoding phosphate signaling complex protein PhoU translates to MREVFHQSLEEVQTRLVEISDLVAVAIEKATTAFGTSDVTLAEEVIDADSIIDDKAVALDELAIEILARQQPVARDLRIVVMSLRVSASLERMGDIAEHIAQLTRMRFPERAIPKGLKSTFTKMGALDVEMAQALTELLRTEDLQLAEQIRNADDAIDDLHVAVFEKVLSDGWKGEAGATVDATLASRYHERFADHAVSVAGKVLYLATGDWAADVDDVE, encoded by the coding sequence ATGCGCGAAGTGTTCCATCAGTCTCTGGAAGAAGTCCAGACACGCCTGGTCGAGATCTCCGACCTCGTCGCCGTCGCCATCGAGAAGGCCACCACCGCGTTCGGCACGAGCGATGTCACGCTGGCCGAAGAGGTGATCGACGCCGACAGCATCATCGATGACAAGGCCGTCGCGCTCGACGAGCTGGCCATCGAGATCCTGGCCCGCCAGCAGCCGGTCGCCCGCGACCTGCGCATCGTCGTGATGAGCCTGCGCGTGAGCGCATCTCTTGAACGCATGGGCGATATCGCCGAGCACATCGCGCAGCTGACGCGCATGCGCTTTCCGGAACGGGCGATCCCGAAGGGTCTGAAGTCCACGTTCACGAAGATGGGCGCCCTCGATGTCGAGATGGCGCAGGCGCTGACCGAACTGCTGCGCACCGAAGACCTGCAGCTGGCAGAGCAGATCCGCAACGCGGACGATGCGATCGACGATCTGCACGTCGCGGTGTTCGAGAAGGTGCTCAGCGACGGCTGGAAGGGCGAGGCCGGCGCCACCGTCGATGCGACGCTGGCCAGCCGCTACCACGAACGGTTCGCCGACCACGCCGTGTCGGTCGCCGGCAAGGTGCTCTACCTCGCGACCGGCGACTGGGCGGCCGACGTCGACGACGTCGAGTGA
- a CDS encoding phosphoglyceromutase: MTAPYTLILLRHGQSEWNKSNQFTGWVDVRLTDQGKAEAQRGGELLTEAGLLPDIVHTSVLSRAIQTANIALDAADRLWIPVTRSWRLNERHYGALQGKDKAQTLAEFGEEQFMLWRRSFDVPPPELADDDPYSQAHDPRYVGIDGQIPRTESLKLVIDRLLPYWHGAIVPDLQAGKTVLVTAHGNSLRALVKHLDGISDDDIAALNIPTGIPLVYRLGENLAPLGPGEYLDPAAAAAGAAAVANQGK; this comes from the coding sequence ATGACCGCCCCGTACACGCTGATCCTGCTGCGCCATGGCCAGAGCGAGTGGAACAAGTCCAACCAGTTCACCGGCTGGGTCGATGTGCGCCTGACCGACCAGGGCAAGGCCGAAGCCCAGCGCGGCGGCGAGCTGCTGACCGAGGCGGGACTGCTGCCCGACATCGTGCACACGTCCGTGCTCAGCCGCGCGATCCAGACCGCGAACATCGCTCTGGATGCCGCCGACCGGCTGTGGATTCCCGTCACGCGCTCGTGGCGGCTGAACGAGCGCCACTACGGCGCTCTGCAGGGCAAAGACAAGGCGCAGACCCTCGCCGAGTTCGGCGAGGAGCAGTTCATGCTCTGGCGCCGCTCGTTCGACGTGCCGCCGCCCGAGCTGGCCGACGACGACCCGTACAGCCAGGCGCACGACCCCCGCTACGTCGGCATCGACGGTCAGATCCCCCGCACGGAGTCGCTCAAGCTCGTGATCGACCGGCTGCTGCCGTACTGGCACGGGGCGATCGTGCCCGACCTTCAGGCCGGCAAGACCGTGCTGGTCACCGCGCACGGCAACTCGCTGCGTGCCCTGGTCAAGCACCTGGACGGCATCAGCGACGACGACATCGCGGCGCTGAACATCCCCACCGGCATCCCGCTCGTGTACCGCCTGGGTGAGAACCTCGCTCCGCTGGGTCCGGGGGAGTATCTCGACCCGGCCGCCGCCGCCGCGGGGGCTGCAGCCGTGGCCAACCAGGGCAAGTAG
- a CDS encoding class I SAM-dependent methyltransferase, giving the protein MDPVHVSVVGRPTRGTTGTNRLRRVDRWIARSAVLRRAVDPLVVDLGYGASGVTAFELEARLRRTRPDVEVRGLELDPSRVARAREQLVEVQAGRTTFSPDTRVTFGRGGFEVPMAGGRRPAVIRAFNVLRQYDEQDVRDAWTRMATRLADDGRVVEGTCDELGRICTWVAFGSDAVPISLTVSLRVKGLEHPSIAAERLPKALIHRNVPGERVHAFFVALDRAWDHAAPVAAFGPHQRWRAAMQGMVDTGWPLRQRSRWRLGEVTVPWDAVAPLG; this is encoded by the coding sequence ATGGACCCCGTGCATGTGTCTGTGGTCGGTCGCCCCACCCGCGGCACCACCGGCACGAACCGCCTGCGGCGCGTCGATCGCTGGATCGCCCGCAGTGCGGTGCTGCGCCGCGCCGTCGACCCACTCGTGGTCGACCTCGGCTACGGTGCGAGCGGCGTGACCGCCTTCGAGCTCGAAGCGCGGCTGCGACGCACGCGGCCCGACGTCGAGGTGCGAGGTCTCGAGCTCGATCCGTCGCGCGTCGCGCGGGCGCGCGAACAGCTGGTCGAAGTGCAGGCGGGGCGCACCACGTTCTCCCCCGACACCCGCGTCACGTTCGGGCGCGGCGGATTCGAGGTGCCGATGGCAGGCGGTCGCCGCCCGGCCGTCATCCGCGCATTCAACGTGCTGCGCCAGTACGACGAGCAGGACGTGCGGGATGCCTGGACCCGCATGGCCACGCGGCTGGCCGACGACGGACGTGTCGTGGAAGGCACGTGCGACGAGCTGGGCCGCATCTGCACGTGGGTCGCGTTCGGCTCCGACGCCGTGCCGATCTCGCTGACCGTCTCGCTCAGAGTGAAAGGGCTCGAGCATCCCTCGATCGCCGCGGAGCGGCTGCCCAAGGCCCTGATCCACCGCAATGTGCCCGGCGAGCGCGTGCACGCGTTCTTCGTGGCGCTCGACCGCGCGTGGGACCATGCGGCCCCCGTCGCCGCGTTCGGCCCCCACCAGCGCTGGCGCGCGGCGATGCAGGGCATGGTCGACACCGGCTGGCCGCTGCGGCAGCGCTCGCGCTGGCGCCTGGGCGAGGTCACCGTCCCGTGGGACGCCGTGGCACCGCTCGGCTGA
- the ygfZ gene encoding CAF17-like 4Fe-4S cluster assembly/insertion protein YgfZ, producing MAGIGDGFASLAHAAPAAIVAEGVLEHTGNPLSEQRALALGKAIAPLGDRTVLAVPGEDRLTWLESFSTQRVSVLAPGESAELLILDPSGRVEHAASIVDDGATAWLIVDRTDAAGLLDFLVKMRFRLRVAPRDAGDEYGVVGGTSGALQAVHAAAPGGVPLVWHDPWPGVTVGGWAYSTADPHPGSERDWAEALIDAGEAERLARAVASGSLRLGGVLAVEALRVAAWRPRISDADDRLLPHEADWLRSAVHLDKGCYRGQETVAKVHNLGHPPRRIVALQLDGSDSALPVRGDVVRDGEKEVGTIVAAVMHYEQGPIALALVRRSTPLEVELVVDTAHGPVAAAQEVIVPPEAGSVASVPRLPRLGRRRTAES from the coding sequence ATGGCCGGCATCGGTGACGGTTTCGCCTCGCTCGCGCACGCAGCCCCGGCTGCGATCGTCGCCGAGGGTGTGCTGGAGCACACCGGCAATCCGCTGTCCGAGCAGCGCGCACTGGCGCTGGGCAAGGCGATCGCCCCGCTCGGCGACCGGACGGTGCTGGCCGTGCCCGGCGAGGATCGGCTGACCTGGCTCGAGTCGTTCTCCACGCAGCGGGTGAGCGTACTCGCGCCCGGCGAGAGCGCCGAGCTGCTCATCCTTGATCCCTCCGGACGAGTCGAGCACGCGGCATCCATCGTCGACGATGGTGCGACCGCATGGCTCATCGTCGACAGAACGGATGCTGCGGGACTGCTGGACTTCCTGGTCAAGATGCGCTTCCGGCTGCGCGTCGCCCCGCGCGATGCCGGCGACGAATACGGCGTCGTGGGCGGCACGAGCGGCGCGCTGCAGGCCGTGCACGCCGCCGCGCCCGGCGGCGTGCCGCTGGTCTGGCACGACCCCTGGCCCGGCGTCACGGTCGGAGGCTGGGCGTACAGCACCGCAGACCCGCACCCGGGCAGCGAACGCGACTGGGCCGAAGCTCTGATCGACGCCGGTGAGGCCGAGCGTCTTGCCCGGGCCGTGGCATCCGGTTCTCTGCGACTGGGGGGTGTGCTCGCCGTGGAGGCGCTGCGCGTGGCCGCCTGGCGCCCGCGCATCTCCGACGCCGATGACCGCCTGCTGCCGCACGAGGCGGACTGGCTGCGCAGCGCCGTGCACCTGGACAAGGGGTGCTACCGCGGCCAGGAGACCGTCGCCAAGGTGCACAACCTCGGCCATCCGCCGCGGCGGATCGTGGCCCTGCAGTTGGACGGCAGCGACTCCGCCCTGCCTGTGCGTGGCGATGTCGTGCGCGACGGCGAGAAGGAGGTCGGCACGATCGTGGCCGCAGTGATGCACTACGAGCAGGGGCCGATCGCCTTGGCGCTCGTGCGCCGCAGCACGCCGCTCGAGGTCGAACTCGTTGTCGACACCGCTCACGGCCCGGTCGCCGCTGCGCAAGAGGTCATCGTGCCGCCCGAGGCCGGATCTGTGGCATCCGTCCCGCGTCTGCCGAGGCTCGGACGCCGCCGCACCGCCGAATCGTGA
- a CDS encoding FABP family protein, protein MIEIPTDLPAELAPLSWLIGVWEGTGVIDYATADHHYSGEFGHRVSFSHDGGPYLNYSADAWMGEGDDRTALVAELGYWRLARPQTDADPGPGLLPARTSAPARTADEVELLRNDAGGFDIEVALVHADGMSELYLGQIRGPRIDIETDAVVRPATAKPYQAASRMYGLVEGHLLWAWDIAALGTERAAHASARLAKVQ, encoded by the coding sequence GTGATCGAGATCCCGACCGATCTGCCCGCCGAGCTCGCACCGCTGTCGTGGCTGATCGGGGTGTGGGAGGGCACAGGCGTCATCGACTACGCCACGGCCGACCACCATTATTCGGGTGAGTTCGGGCACCGCGTGAGCTTCAGCCACGACGGCGGGCCGTATCTGAACTACTCCGCCGACGCCTGGATGGGCGAGGGCGATGACCGCACGGCGCTGGTGGCTGAGCTCGGCTATTGGCGCCTCGCGAGGCCTCAGACCGACGCCGACCCCGGTCCGGGTCTGCTGCCGGCCCGTACGAGTGCGCCGGCTCGCACCGCCGACGAGGTCGAACTGCTGCGCAATGACGCAGGAGGGTTCGACATCGAAGTCGCCCTCGTGCACGCCGACGGCATGAGCGAGCTGTACCTGGGTCAGATCCGCGGGCCGCGCATCGACATCGAGACCGATGCCGTCGTGCGTCCCGCGACGGCCAAGCCCTACCAGGCGGCGTCGCGCATGTACGGCCTGGTCGAAGGCCACCTGCTCTGGGCGTGGGACATCGCCGCACTGGGCACCGAGCGGGCCGCGCACGCCTCGGCGCGCCTGGCCAAGGTGCAGTGA